Proteins found in one Myxococcota bacterium genomic segment:
- the pyrR gene encoding bifunctional pyr operon transcriptional regulator/uracil phosphoribosyltransferase PyrR has product MPTSNAARNRGPARQLLDDAGIRRSLTRIAHEIIERTPAPDQLYLVAIPNGGVPLARQLAKDLRQLADLRIPIGILDTTLYRDDLLSTGERPALRRTEMPSAVDDHVVVLVDDVVKTGRTIRAAMDALMDFGRPRAVQVVGLVDRGHRELPIKLDYVGKNVPTGLADDVKLREKSDAEGELELVVYSHGDEHEGEGGA; this is encoded by the coding sequence GTGCCGACCTCGAACGCCGCCCGAAACCGCGGCCCGGCTCGGCAGTTGCTCGACGACGCCGGCATTCGGCGTTCGCTGACCCGCATCGCCCACGAGATCATCGAGCGGACGCCCGCGCCCGATCAGCTCTACCTGGTGGCGATTCCGAACGGGGGCGTGCCGCTGGCGCGCCAGCTCGCCAAGGATCTCCGCCAGCTCGCCGACCTGCGCATCCCGATCGGGATCCTCGACACGACGCTCTACCGCGACGACCTGCTCTCGACCGGCGAGCGGCCCGCGCTCCGGCGCACCGAAATGCCCTCGGCGGTGGACGATCACGTGGTGGTCCTGGTGGACGACGTCGTGAAGACCGGGCGCACGATCCGGGCGGCGATGGACGCCCTGATGGATTTCGGACGGCCGCGGGCCGTGCAGGTGGTCGGCCTGGTCGATCGCGGTCACCGCGAGCTGCCGATCAAGCTCGACTACGTCGGCAAGAACGTCCCGACCGGACTCGCCGACGACGTGAAGCTTCGAGAGAAGAGCGATGCCGAGGGGGAGCTCGAGCTCGTGGTCTACAGCCACGGGGATGAGCACGAGGGGGAGGGCGGAGCGTGA
- a CDS encoding dihydroorotase has translation MQVLIRGGRVIDPASDTDAVEDLLLVDGRVAEHGPQIDAPEAELIDARGCWVTPGFVDLHTHLREPGQEYKEDIATGGRSAAAGGFTGIACMANTHPVNDDPATTDFILDRARQDSPVRVYPVAAATKGLEGKVMTEMAALKAAGAVAFSDDGKTIMDTGVMRRVLEYSKLVDAPVITHAEDRTLVGSGVVNEGMISTKLGLPGNPAMAEELHVSRDVMLAEFTGAHVHVAHVSTRGGVEHVRAARERGVHVTAEVTPHHLTLTDAEVLEYDTNAKVAPPLRSKADRDACRAGLCDGTLDAIATDHAPHALHEKDLDFREAPPGMIGFETALGAVLDLVRTGEITPLELVRRLSTTPARILRVAGGSLEPGQVGDVAILDPEEAWIYDPTKGFSKSVNSPWTGRSLTGRVRKTLVDGSVVYDVEKGILV, from the coding sequence ATGCAGGTCTTGATTCGAGGCGGCCGGGTGATCGACCCGGCCAGCGATACCGACGCGGTCGAGGACCTGCTGCTGGTGGACGGCCGCGTGGCCGAGCATGGTCCGCAGATCGACGCGCCGGAGGCCGAGTTGATCGACGCCCGCGGCTGCTGGGTCACGCCGGGCTTCGTGGACCTGCACACCCACCTGCGGGAGCCGGGCCAGGAATACAAAGAAGACATCGCGACGGGGGGGCGGTCGGCCGCGGCCGGGGGCTTCACCGGAATCGCGTGCATGGCGAATACCCACCCGGTGAACGACGACCCGGCGACCACGGACTTCATTCTCGACCGGGCGCGCCAGGACTCTCCCGTGCGGGTGTACCCGGTGGCCGCGGCCACGAAGGGCCTCGAAGGCAAAGTCATGACCGAGATGGCCGCCCTCAAGGCGGCCGGCGCCGTGGCCTTCAGCGACGATGGCAAGACGATCATGGACACCGGCGTCATGCGTCGCGTTCTCGAGTACTCGAAGCTGGTCGACGCACCGGTAATCACCCACGCCGAGGACCGCACGCTGGTCGGTTCCGGCGTCGTGAACGAGGGCATGATCTCGACGAAGCTCGGGCTGCCCGGCAACCCGGCGATGGCCGAAGAGCTGCACGTGAGCCGCGACGTGATGCTTGCCGAGTTCACCGGAGCGCACGTGCACGTGGCGCACGTCTCCACGCGAGGCGGGGTCGAGCACGTCCGCGCCGCCCGCGAGCGAGGGGTGCACGTGACCGCCGAGGTGACGCCCCACCATCTCACGCTCACCGACGCCGAGGTGCTCGAGTACGACACCAACGCCAAGGTGGCGCCGCCCCTGCGGTCGAAGGCCGATCGGGACGCCTGCCGCGCCGGGCTCTGTGACGGCACGCTCGACGCGATCGCCACCGACCATGCACCCCACGCGCTCCACGAGAAGGACCTCGACTTCCGCGAGGCGCCGCCGGGCATGATCGGCTTCGAGACCGCGCTCGGCGCGGTGCTGGATCTGGTGCGGACCGGAGAGATCACGCCGCTCGAACTGGTGCGACGGCTCTCCACGACGCCGGCGCGGATTCTTCGGGTCGCCGGCGGCTCCCTCGAGCCGGGTCAGGTGGGCGACGTGGCGATCCTCGATCCGGAAGAAGCGTGGATCTACGACCCCACGAAGGGGTTCTCGAAATCGGTGAACTCCCCCTGGACGGGCAGGAGCCTGACCGGGCGGGTTCGCAAGACCTTGGTCGACGGAAGCGTGGTGTACGACGTGGAGAAGGGAATCTTGGTATGA
- a CDS encoding aspartate carbamoyltransferase catalytic subunit → MIGRDLLGTDDLDREAIERILDTAEHMAEIGGRDVKKVPTLRGRTIINLFFEASTRTRASFEIAGKRLSADVINFSPSGSSLKKSESILDTAKTLDAMDPDAVVVRHAVAGVPHRIADVLDAPVINAGDGAHEHPTQALLDCFTVRQAKGRIDGLTVTIVGDILHSRVARSNVHVFRKLGANVRVVAPPPMIPPAIEESFGVKATTSLREGLEGADVVMALRIQNERLEGAFFPSVREYSATFGIDRAKLQYANPDAIVMHPGPINRGVELSHDIADHRPSVILDQVRNGVALRMAVLYLFAGRAPRDAEGGQE, encoded by the coding sequence GTGATCGGACGGGATCTCCTGGGGACGGACGATCTCGATCGCGAGGCGATCGAGCGGATTCTCGATACGGCCGAACACATGGCCGAGATCGGGGGGCGTGACGTCAAGAAGGTGCCCACGCTGCGTGGGCGGACGATCATCAACCTCTTCTTCGAAGCTTCGACGCGCACGCGGGCGAGCTTCGAGATCGCGGGCAAGCGGCTCTCCGCCGACGTGATCAACTTCTCGCCTTCGGGCTCGAGCCTCAAGAAGTCCGAGAGCATCCTCGACACCGCGAAGACCCTGGACGCGATGGACCCGGACGCCGTCGTGGTGCGCCACGCGGTCGCCGGTGTGCCGCATCGGATCGCCGATGTGCTGGACGCCCCGGTGATCAACGCGGGGGACGGCGCCCACGAGCACCCGACCCAGGCCCTCCTCGACTGCTTCACCGTGCGCCAGGCGAAGGGGCGCATCGACGGCCTCACGGTGACGATCGTGGGGGACATCCTGCACTCGCGGGTCGCGCGCTCGAACGTACACGTGTTCCGGAAGCTCGGGGCCAACGTCCGGGTCGTGGCGCCGCCCCCGATGATCCCGCCCGCGATCGAGGAGAGCTTCGGCGTCAAGGCCACCACCTCCCTGCGCGAGGGCTTGGAGGGCGCCGATGTCGTGATGGCGCTGCGGATCCAGAACGAGCGTCTCGAGGGGGCCTTCTTCCCCAGCGTCCGCGAGTACTCCGCCACCTTCGGGATCGACCGCGCCAAGCTGCAATACGCCAACCCGGACGCCATCGTGATGCATCCGGGTCCGATCAACCGCGGGGTCGAGCTGTCCCACGATATCGCCGACCACCGACCGAGCGTGATCCTCGATCAGGTGCGCAACGGCGTCGCTCTGCGGATGGCGGTCCTCTACCTCTTCGCAGGACGCGCACCGCGCGATGCCGAGGGGGGCCAGGAGTAG
- the lepB gene encoding signal peptidase I has product MSARVETPPPESSPPSQEEDARSAKRHAGEQFVVLLAAIAIALGIRVFVVEPFRIPSGSMLPTLYIGDHLFVNKFVYGARIPGTDLRLPAWRDPRRGEVVVFSVARDGSQTEPADRAPEWPREQYVKRIVGLPGDRIDIVDEVVFVNGEPISRERGVSAFADETGRDLRVDRVLLPERSFRVLDDPGLRSRSGNFEVEPQRYFVLGDNRDYSKDSRFWGTVHRDELHGPAFLLYWSWDFNGDWVALLDPRQWWGSEVRWSRIGRPVE; this is encoded by the coding sequence GTGAGCGCCCGGGTCGAGACGCCTCCTCCCGAATCGTCGCCTCCTTCCCAGGAGGAAGACGCTCGCAGTGCGAAGCGGCACGCAGGCGAGCAGTTCGTCGTGTTGCTCGCCGCGATCGCGATCGCGCTGGGGATCCGGGTCTTCGTCGTGGAACCGTTCCGGATCCCTTCCGGGTCGATGCTCCCCACGCTCTACATCGGTGACCACCTCTTCGTGAACAAGTTCGTCTACGGCGCGCGGATTCCCGGCACCGATCTACGACTACCCGCCTGGCGCGATCCGCGCCGCGGCGAGGTCGTGGTGTTCAGCGTCGCGCGGGATGGGAGCCAGACCGAGCCCGCCGATCGCGCGCCCGAGTGGCCCCGAGAGCAATACGTGAAGCGGATCGTCGGATTGCCAGGCGACCGGATCGACATCGTCGACGAGGTGGTGTTCGTGAACGGCGAGCCGATTTCGCGCGAGCGCGGCGTGTCGGCGTTCGCGGACGAGACCGGTCGCGACCTGCGCGTCGATCGTGTACTCCTGCCCGAGCGCAGCTTCCGCGTTCTCGACGATCCCGGGCTGCGCTCGCGGTCCGGGAACTTCGAGGTGGAGCCGCAGCGCTACTTCGTCCTGGGAGACAACCGTGACTACTCGAAGGACAGCCGCTTCTGGGGCACCGTCCACCGCGACGAGCTCCACGGTCCGGCATTCCTGCTCTACTGGTCCTGGGACTTCAACGGGGACTGGGTGGCGCTCCTGGACCCGCGGCAGTGGTGGGGATCCGAGGTGCGCTGGAGCCGGATCGGGCGCCCCGTCGAGTAG